One Dokdonia sp. Dokd-P16 genomic window carries:
- a CDS encoding DUF6168 family protein: MIKKLLLYVIIAVITFFISYSLHNYLLTSLDSIPPYNLREVYIFHASLSLFLVVTFELIIYFLKEFKDQIGFLYLGSIVLKMMLFFVIFRELLSTSLQLTKSDKLSLLIPIAIFIIYEVMVVVKMLNRAD, from the coding sequence GTGATAAAAAAATTACTCTTGTATGTAATCATTGCTGTAATCACTTTTTTTATAAGTTACAGCTTGCATAATTACTTGCTCACGTCACTAGATAGCATTCCTCCCTATAACTTAAGAGAGGTGTATATTTTTCATGCATCATTGTCATTGTTTCTTGTGGTTACCTTTGAGCTCATCATTTATTTTTTAAAGGAATTTAAGGATCAAATAGGGTTTTTATACCTAGGATCTATTGTTTTAAAAATGATGCTCTTCTTTGTAATTTTTAGAGAATTGTTGTCAACAAGCTTGCAATTAACAAAATCAGATAAATTATCTTTACTTATTCCCATTGCTATTTTCATAATTTATGAGGTGATGGTGGTTGTTAAAATGCTAAACAGAGCGGATTAA
- a CDS encoding AtpZ/AtpI family protein: MAKEKKNVQLNKWVKFSTIPFQMGVTIYLGNLLGKWLDVRYDANWLETTITLLSVFLSIYIVIKGVIQLNK, encoded by the coding sequence ATGGCAAAGGAAAAGAAGAACGTTCAGCTTAATAAATGGGTTAAATTTTCCACTATACCTTTCCAGATGGGTGTAACCATCTACTTAGGTAATTTATTAGGAAAATGGCTCGATGTACGGTATGATGCAAATTGGCTAGAGACTACAATAACATTATTATCAGTTTTTCTTTCCATTTATATAGTAATCAAAGGAGTAATACAACTTAACAAGTAG
- a CDS encoding ABC transporter ATP-binding protein → MININNLSKSYSGVTVLNLDGFEIPRGQSFGLVGNNGAGKTTLFSCLLDLIQPTSGYIENGGVKVNESEDWKTHTASFIDETFLIGYLTPEEYFYFIGDLRGENKADVDALLATFEDFFNDEIIGKRKYLRDLSKGNQKKVGIVATLIGKPDVIILDEPFANLDPTTQIRLKGIIKQMAIDKEVTVLVSSHDLQHVTEVCERIVVLEKGELVKDIITSPATLKELEGYFAGNEVIIEA, encoded by the coding sequence ATGATTAATATAAACAACTTATCAAAATCATATAGCGGAGTAACAGTTCTTAATCTTGACGGGTTTGAGATTCCTAGAGGCCAATCTTTTGGACTGGTAGGTAATAACGGAGCAGGAAAAACAACCCTTTTTAGCTGTTTACTAGATCTTATTCAGCCTACTTCTGGTTATATAGAAAATGGTGGAGTAAAAGTAAATGAAAGTGAAGACTGGAAAACCCACACTGCATCTTTTATAGACGAGACTTTTCTCATAGGTTACTTAACACCAGAGGAATACTTTTATTTTATAGGAGACTTAAGAGGTGAGAATAAGGCAGATGTAGATGCGTTACTTGCAACTTTTGAAGATTTCTTTAATGATGAGATTATAGGAAAACGCAAGTATTTGCGAGATCTCTCTAAGGGAAATCAAAAAAAAGTAGGTATTGTAGCTACGCTTATAGGTAAGCCAGATGTTATTATTCTAGATGAACCTTTTGCAAATCTGGACCCAACTACACAAATAAGACTCAAAGGAATTATCAAGCAAATGGCAATTGATAAGGAGGTTACAGTACTTGTTTCAAGTCATGACTTACAGCATGTTACAGAAGTTTGTGAGCGTATTGTAGTGCTTGAAAAAGGAGAGCTTGTAAAGGACATTATTACCTCACCAGCGACTCTTAAAGAGCTAGAAGGTTATTTTGCTGGTAATGAGGTGATCATAGAGGCGTAA
- a CDS encoding polymer-forming cytoskeletal protein: protein MFSDNKKGKGPDLTNQQNRISQGTTLKGDVTSEGGFRIDGEIHGNITSPNKIVIGKTGVVIGTLICNDADVEGKIEGKLEIKNLLSIKTAAHIEGEVITGKLAVEPGATFNASCVMKGSVKSLSNGKGKEERSA from the coding sequence ATGTTTTCAGACAATAAGAAAGGAAAAGGACCTGACCTCACTAACCAGCAGAACCGCATAAGCCAGGGTACAACACTTAAAGGAGATGTAACCTCAGAAGGTGGTTTTCGCATTGATGGTGAGATACATGGTAATATTACATCACCTAATAAAATTGTTATAGGAAAAACAGGGGTGGTCATAGGTACTCTTATTTGTAATGATGCAGATGTAGAAGGTAAGATAGAAGGAAAATTAGAAATTAAAAACCTTCTTTCTATTAAAACAGCTGCTCATATTGAAGGCGAAGTAATTACTGGTAAACTAGCTGTAGAGCCTGGAGCAACCTTTAATGCATCTTGTGTTATGAAGGGAAGCGTAAAATCATTGTCAAATGGCAAAGGAAAAGAAGAACGTTCAGCTTAA
- a CDS encoding tetratricopeptide repeat protein gives MKLLLKRLFITGVITLSLSSCSRKNDSFVSRNFHAVTTEFNTLYNGNVALEEGKSSLVQTFNDNYWDILPIERIVFEENTALGEENRDPNFLRAEEKAIKAIQNHAMKIDGEERNPQMDEAFLLLGKARYYDQQFVPALEAFNYVLAYYPKSNNIAQAKVWKEKTNIRLENNEVAIANLEKIFKVENKLKDQDIADAKAMLAQAYLNLNKLDSALIYIKDASKLTRKSEERGRYNYIKGQLYNRLGEKDSANLAFQEVIDLNRKIPRKYHINAHIEQIRNYDYQEADTLILRERLDKMVRNRENRPFLDKIYYAKADFFMKTGREDSAIANYNKSLRQSSTDDYLLSRDYLALADYSFEQASYKIAGAYYDSVIGKISDRSREYRTIKKKRENLTDVIDYENLTQRNDSIIALVTLSEDSLRAYFDNYIAQIKAKRAADSIARIDNIRNNEFFNASSIGGGAIGGEPGEFYFYNDVAVSYGKQSFEKRWGKRRLVDGWRLSSVQSVPLNSGTLPVALDNPELDGEKAMTTADYIATLPREKTQVDSLLKERDFAYFQLGLIYKEKFKEYPLAAQRLERLLTFNPDEKLVLPALYNLYQVYGAMDASAKANTYKNKITTEYPDSRYATRINNPDKALEADAESPEEVYKGLYKRFQNQNFANLESDLNKRIDQFYGDPYLPKFELLKATVAGRYEGYDAYKKGLSYVALTYPRTEEGKKAQSLLQNALPTMKFDQFDDEAIAINYKIVYPFNNSNIQGAKDLQKKLLESFDEVGYTEFSTSIDVYDAQQSFVVVHFLSSRRQAEGLVELLSTNKDILITLPSMVIASENYKIIQMHKNLDAYKAQDSN, from the coding sequence TTGAAATTACTCTTAAAACGTTTATTCATTACTGGTGTTATCACACTATCTCTATCGAGTTGTTCTCGTAAGAACGATTCTTTTGTGAGTCGTAACTTCCATGCTGTTACTACAGAGTTTAATACTTTATATAACGGTAATGTAGCCCTTGAAGAAGGCAAAAGCTCGCTTGTACAAACCTTTAATGATAATTACTGGGATATCTTACCCATTGAGCGTATCGTTTTTGAGGAAAATACTGCACTAGGTGAGGAGAACAGAGATCCTAATTTTTTAAGAGCCGAAGAAAAAGCTATTAAAGCAATACAAAACCATGCTATGAAGATAGATGGTGAGGAGCGTAACCCACAAATGGATGAAGCTTTTCTTCTTTTAGGTAAAGCACGTTATTACGATCAGCAGTTTGTGCCTGCACTAGAGGCTTTTAATTACGTACTAGCATACTATCCTAAAAGTAATAATATAGCGCAAGCCAAAGTCTGGAAAGAAAAGACAAACATCCGCCTTGAAAATAATGAGGTTGCAATTGCTAACCTTGAGAAAATATTTAAGGTTGAAAATAAACTAAAGGATCAAGACATTGCAGATGCAAAAGCTATGCTTGCTCAAGCATATCTCAATTTAAATAAACTAGATAGTGCTCTTATCTACATTAAAGACGCTTCAAAATTAACTCGTAAATCTGAGGAGAGAGGTCGTTATAATTATATTAAGGGACAACTCTACAATCGTTTAGGAGAAAAGGATAGTGCAAACCTAGCATTCCAAGAAGTAATTGATCTTAATAGAAAGATTCCCCGCAAGTATCACATAAACGCTCATATAGAGCAGATACGTAATTATGATTATCAAGAAGCTGATACTCTGATTTTGAGAGAGCGCTTAGATAAGATGGTACGTAACCGTGAAAACAGACCGTTTTTAGATAAAATCTATTATGCAAAGGCAGACTTCTTTATGAAAACAGGAAGAGAAGACTCTGCTATTGCAAATTATAATAAGTCGTTAAGACAAAGTAGTACAGATGATTATTTGCTTTCTAGAGATTACCTAGCACTTGCAGACTATAGTTTTGAGCAAGCCTCTTATAAAATTGCAGGAGCTTATTATGATAGCGTGATAGGTAAGATAAGTGATCGCAGCCGTGAGTATCGTACTATCAAGAAAAAGCGTGAGAATCTAACGGACGTTATAGATTACGAAAACCTCACACAGCGCAATGACAGTATTATAGCACTTGTCACACTTTCTGAAGATTCGCTTAGAGCTTATTTCGATAACTATATTGCTCAAATTAAAGCAAAGAGAGCGGCAGATTCTATTGCGCGCATTGATAACATACGAAACAATGAGTTTTTCAATGCTTCAAGCATTGGAGGAGGAGCAATAGGAGGAGAGCCAGGAGAGTTTTATTTCTATAATGATGTAGCAGTTTCTTACGGGAAACAGTCTTTTGAAAAAAGATGGGGAAAACGTCGTCTTGTAGATGGATGGAGATTATCTTCTGTGCAGTCTGTGCCACTCAATTCTGGCACCTTGCCAGTAGCCTTAGATAATCCTGAGCTTGATGGTGAGAAGGCGATGACTACAGCAGATTATATTGCAACTTTACCAAGAGAGAAAACGCAGGTAGATAGTTTATTAAAAGAACGTGACTTTGCATATTTTCAGCTAGGGCTTATTTATAAAGAAAAGTTCAAAGAATATCCTTTGGCAGCGCAGCGATTAGAAAGATTATTAACTTTTAATCCAGATGAAAAGTTGGTACTTCCTGCGTTATATAATCTCTACCAAGTGTATGGGGCTATGGACGCTTCCGCGAAAGCGAATACTTATAAAAATAAAATCACAACGGAATATCCAGACTCTCGTTATGCTACCCGCATTAATAATCCAGACAAAGCATTAGAAGCCGACGCAGAGTCGCCAGAAGAGGTGTACAAAGGATTATATAAGAGATTCCAAAATCAAAACTTTGCAAATCTTGAGAGTGATTTAAATAAAAGAATAGATCAGTTTTATGGAGATCCATATTTGCCAAAATTTGAATTACTCAAGGCAACAGTCGCTGGTAGATATGAAGGATATGATGCTTATAAAAAAGGGTTGAGCTATGTAGCACTTACATATCCTCGCACAGAAGAAGGAAAAAAAGCACAAAGCTTACTTCAAAATGCGCTGCCTACCATGAAGTTTGATCAGTTTGATGACGAGGCAATTGCAATTAACTATAAAATAGTCTACCCATTTAATAACAGTAATATTCAAGGAGCAAAGGATTTACAAAAAAAGCTTTTAGAAAGCTTTGATGAGGTGGGTTATACAGAGTTCTCAACCTCCATTGATGTTTATGATGCACAACAATCGTTTGTTGTAGTTCATTTTTTGAGTAGCCGCAGGCAAGCAGAAGGTCTCGTAGAGTTGCTTAGTACTAATAAAGATATTTTGATAACATTACCTAGTATGGTAATCGCTTCAGAGAATTATAAAATAATTCAAATGCATAAAAATCTTGATGCTTACAAAGCACAAGATTCAAATTAA
- a CDS encoding DUF5687 family protein, with protein MVKQFISLEWKAFFRSASFQTNLALKILMIFGVISMVLWLGMMGSFLYFGLEKAKLEPFATVNMFMIYYVVGDLIIRYMGQKMPVVNIKPLLLLPFKKTKIVKFALGKTVLSFWNWMHAFFFIPFSIVLIAQGFNPLGVLVWHIAMFCFIYANNFINVFLNDKLWLVIGMGVLFALLGAAQYYEYFDITAFTQPFFQGLYEVKWTVIFPIALLVVVATIAFKYFLARLYLDAGLAKKVSQASGGDLGWLDRFGKQSTFLKNDIRLIMRNKRSKTTVFMSIMFLFYGFLFFGDAIEVYSGPFWMMFAAVFVSGGFLFSFGQFVPSWDSAYYPLMMTQNIAYKEYLKSKWLLVVIATLISAMLCIPYVYFGVDVLLAIIVGAIFNMGINAHLVLLGGAFIKTPIDLQSGKKAFGDKSSFNLKTLLVSLPKMLGPMALYAIGHFTVGPMLGYALVAIVGLIGFAFRDKVFDQIIKIYKSEKYKTLEAYKQTK; from the coding sequence ATGGTAAAACAATTTATAAGCCTTGAGTGGAAGGCTTTTTTTAGAAGTGCTTCTTTTCAAACCAACCTCGCTCTCAAGATCTTGATGATTTTTGGAGTGATATCAATGGTTTTGTGGTTGGGAATGATGGGTTCATTCCTATATTTTGGTCTTGAAAAGGCGAAACTCGAGCCTTTTGCTACGGTAAACATGTTTATGATTTATTACGTAGTGGGAGATCTTATTATTAGATATATGGGTCAGAAAATGCCAGTGGTAAACATCAAGCCGCTATTGCTGCTACCTTTTAAGAAAACTAAGATTGTAAAATTTGCATTAGGCAAGACGGTACTTTCTTTCTGGAACTGGATGCATGCGTTTTTCTTTATTCCATTTTCTATTGTATTAATCGCGCAGGGCTTTAATCCGCTAGGAGTATTGGTGTGGCATATTGCAATGTTCTGTTTTATATATGCAAATAACTTTATCAATGTCTTTTTGAATGATAAATTGTGGTTAGTAATAGGTATGGGAGTGCTTTTTGCACTTCTAGGTGCTGCTCAGTATTATGAATATTTTGATATTACTGCTTTCACTCAGCCATTTTTTCAAGGTTTGTATGAAGTTAAGTGGACGGTTATTTTCCCCATAGCATTACTTGTTGTGGTCGCAACCATCGCTTTTAAATATTTCTTAGCACGATTATACCTTGATGCGGGTCTTGCAAAAAAAGTAAGTCAGGCGTCAGGTGGAGATTTAGGATGGCTAGACCGTTTTGGGAAGCAGTCTACGTTTCTCAAAAATGATATTAGACTCATAATGAGAAATAAACGCTCTAAGACTACGGTCTTTATGAGTATCATGTTTTTATTTTATGGATTCTTGTTTTTTGGAGATGCAATAGAGGTATATAGTGGTCCATTCTGGATGATGTTTGCGGCAGTGTTTGTGTCAGGAGGGTTTCTGTTCAGTTTTGGTCAGTTTGTTCCTTCTTGGGATAGTGCTTATTACCCGCTCATGATGACGCAAAATATCGCTTACAAAGAGTATTTAAAATCAAAGTGGTTACTGGTAGTAATTGCGACTCTTATCTCTGCGATGCTTTGTATTCCTTATGTTTATTTTGGGGTAGATGTGCTACTCGCCATCATTGTAGGTGCCATTTTTAATATGGGAATTAATGCACACTTAGTATTACTAGGTGGAGCGTTTATAAAAACACCTATAGATTTGCAGAGTGGTAAAAAAGCTTTTGGTGATAAGAGCTCTTTTAACCTTAAAACGCTACTCGTGAGTTTGCCTAAAATGCTCGGACCAATGGCTTTGTATGCTATAGGCCACTTTACAGTAGGGCCTATGCTAGGGTATGCGCTTGTTGCTATAGTAGGATTGATAGGTTTTGCCTTTAGAGATAAAGTGTTTGACCAGATTATTAAAATATATAAGAGCGAGAAGTATAAAACGCTTGAAGCTTATAAACAAACTAAATAA
- the atpB gene encoding F0F1 ATP synthase subunit A — protein MKVASKSITLLVLVFVLSIPFYAFAKADAGKTGEKGNPVNTKEEVKAYIQHHLKDSHDFHLFSTFDDNGVEHHWGFPLPVMLWGENGFTAFMSSEFHHDDEGQVIVTKGESRFVKNHGRIYELEAGATSLTYDEDQHATNASKPFDLSITKSVFGILLIGLLMLIWFSGLARQYKKKNIPTGFARVLEPLVIYVRDEIAKPNIGESYRKFTGYLLTVFFFIWILNLVGLMPFGFNVTGQIAVTAALAVITLVIYVFSGNKHFWGHMLWMPGIPWPFRPLLGIIELAGTLVIKPFSLLVRLFANITAGHTVVMSLVAVGILLQDSLSVAGSTIVSLFLSLFIMLIELLVAFLQAYIFTTLSALFIGMAVADDHHDEELHDEHGEAIEDTEVIRKNFT, from the coding sequence ATGAAGGTAGCATCAAAATCAATCACACTTTTAGTATTAGTTTTTGTTCTTAGTATTCCCTTTTACGCTTTCGCGAAAGCGGATGCTGGAAAGACTGGAGAAAAAGGAAATCCAGTTAATACTAAAGAGGAGGTAAAGGCTTATATACAGCATCACTTAAAGGATTCTCACGACTTCCATTTATTCTCAACTTTTGATGATAATGGAGTAGAGCATCACTGGGGTTTCCCACTTCCTGTAATGTTATGGGGAGAAAATGGTTTTACTGCATTCATGTCTTCAGAGTTTCATCATGATGATGAAGGACAGGTAATCGTAACTAAAGGAGAAAGCCGCTTTGTGAAAAATCACGGTCGTATCTATGAACTTGAGGCGGGAGCAACAAGTCTTACTTATGATGAAGATCAACACGCTACAAATGCTTCAAAACCTTTTGATCTTTCTATCACAAAAAGTGTTTTTGGTATCTTATTAATAGGACTTTTAATGTTAATCTGGTTCTCTGGATTAGCAAGACAATACAAGAAAAAAAATATCCCAACAGGATTTGCACGAGTACTTGAGCCTCTAGTAATTTACGTAAGAGACGAGATCGCAAAGCCAAACATTGGAGAGAGCTACAGAAAATTTACAGGATACCTTCTTACAGTATTCTTCTTTATCTGGATACTTAACCTTGTAGGGTTAATGCCATTTGGTTTTAACGTTACAGGTCAGATTGCGGTAACTGCAGCACTTGCTGTGATTACACTAGTGATTTACGTATTTAGTGGTAATAAACACTTCTGGGGTCACATGTTGTGGATGCCAGGTATTCCGTGGCCATTTAGACCATTATTAGGTATTATCGAGCTTGCAGGTACATTGGTTATTAAGCCATTTTCACTATTAGTACGTTTATTTGCAAACATCACGGCAGGACACACTGTTGTTATGAGTCTTGTTGCGGTGGGAATCTTATTACAAGATTCACTTAGCGTAGCAGGGTCTACCATAGTATCATTGTTCTTATCACTATTTATTATGCTTATAGAATTGCTAGTGGCATTCTTACAGGCGTATATATTTACTACATTGTCAGCATTATTTATTGGTATGGCTGTAGCAGATGATCATCATGACGAGGAGTTACATGATGAGCATGGTGAAGCGATAGAGGATACAGAAGTTATTAGAAAGAACTTCACTTAA
- a CDS encoding ferredoxin--NADP reductase translates to MAQFHTLHIQRITRVTEKSVAVTFAVPDSLKEDFNFSAGQYITLKTQINGEEVRRAYSLCSTPQEGLTVAIKEVENGTFSTYANRELKEGDTMDVHTPEGRFKIENSAFAKAQTYAAFAAGSGITPILSMINTTLSQSADSKFVLVYGNRTEEEAMFRDELIALRDQYKDRFSIEFIYSQTRVDGAHFGRIMKATVNFVVKNKYAANDFNEYFLCGPEAMIKEVSKVLKENDTKEENIHFELFTASTEEVTIDANLDGKTAIKVVCDDEEFEFTMEKDAVILDAALDQDIDAPHSCQGGICSSCIARVTEGTAVMSQNQILTDSEVAEGLILTCQAHPTSASIVVDYDDV, encoded by the coding sequence ATGGCACAATTCCATACACTTCATATACAACGCATTACACGCGTTACAGAAAAATCTGTAGCAGTAACTTTTGCTGTTCCAGATTCACTAAAAGAAGATTTCAACTTCTCTGCAGGACAATATATAACTTTAAAAACTCAAATTAATGGCGAAGAAGTTCGTCGTGCATATTCTCTTTGCAGCACTCCTCAAGAAGGACTTACTGTTGCGATAAAAGAAGTTGAGAATGGTACCTTTTCCACGTATGCAAACCGTGAGTTAAAAGAGGGTGATACCATGGACGTTCATACACCAGAAGGACGATTTAAAATTGAAAATTCCGCTTTCGCGAAAGCGCAAACCTACGCAGCCTTTGCCGCAGGATCAGGAATTACGCCTATTCTATCAATGATTAATACTACTTTATCACAGTCTGCAGATAGTAAATTTGTTCTAGTATACGGAAATCGCACCGAAGAAGAAGCTATGTTCCGCGATGAGTTAATAGCCTTACGTGACCAATATAAAGATCGTTTCTCAATAGAGTTTATTTACTCTCAAACACGAGTAGATGGAGCACATTTTGGACGTATTATGAAGGCTACAGTTAATTTTGTAGTGAAAAACAAATATGCAGCAAATGACTTTAACGAGTACTTCTTATGTGGTCCAGAAGCCATGATTAAAGAGGTTTCTAAAGTGCTTAAGGAAAACGACACCAAAGAAGAAAACATACACTTCGAACTTTTTACAGCAAGTACAGAAGAGGTGACTATTGACGCCAACCTAGATGGTAAAACTGCTATCAAAGTAGTTTGTGACGATGAGGAGTTTGAATTTACTATGGAGAAAGATGCTGTCATTCTTGATGCAGCTTTGGATCAAGACATAGACGCTCCACATTCTTGTCAAGGCGGCATATGCAGCAGCTGTATTGCGCGTGTGACAGAAGGAACGGCCGTAATGTCACAAAACCAAATCTTAACAGACTCAGAAGTAGCCGAAGGATTAATACTTACCTGCCAGGCGCATCCTACCTCCGCATCCATTGTGGTAGATTATGATGATGTGTAG